From the genome of Lotus japonicus ecotype B-129 chromosome 6, LjGifu_v1.2, one region includes:
- the LOC130723126 gene encoding uncharacterized protein LOC130723126 yields MAMDFGVSLGAAIVKDVVYAATRQLRYSFCFSNLVEDVVREKERLLLTRNSVLDKAEKAKKRTEKISSDVEQWLNDANLILEEVEMLEVKAKEKKSTFLCHCPIWIWRHRLGKEAARKADTIRKLDKNSKFKQFSRLATLPGMKYYSSEGFIYFESTKSTYDQILNALKDDEVCVIGVYGMGGTGKTALVKEVGKEAEQIFDKVVFLAVSSAIDVRKIQGNIASSLGFELKEEDISERAKRLSMRLTTGESILIILDDVWQMLDFEAIGIPFGKDLVRFKCNVLLTTRSRQVCSMMDCQKIVPLSLIAEEEAWALFQKHADITDSASDPLKGLAQAITNECKGLPVAIKAVASTLKGKNLVEWEEALETLRDSRPLDIEPGLENPYKCLQLSYDNLKNEDAKSLFLLCSFFPEDSEIPLEILIRFGFGLGLFEQVKSFKRARTKVSAIINKLISSGLLLQAEERPSVLMHDLVRDVALWIAKEKVHVILGPKMDTEALREDTNIKDTVRFLYFYNINEFPDQLDCPNLEILYMYTEEKGSFQVPNSLFNGVNELKVLTLHFHRLLKETLLKETLCLLGAQAIYCLTNLRTLCLKGCKLDNISFLGNLEKLETLEFCNCMINELPNDTAELRKLRLLDVSLCSIGGNPYEVLGRCSQLEELYFVKNDLSEKVLNDQNLAKFFRKSSSSHRLQRYHVYIGSDNYKFKGDMRSRFLSINHFDVSISSSTIKDLIQRAEILFLRKIKRGCKNIAPDILQIEGKSTNELVELHIDSSEEMEYLIDTTALFEVGIVFSNLVKLRISWMKRLKELFCGPPPLGLFEKLEELCVAQCSQLCSILSFWKLNFQNLKILKFENCPMLTSLFSSAVTQSLGQLEVLKIRHCDGLKHIMTGEDAEIVLDDNGQQVFRSVFTKLKRLIVKWCGQLESLFPVSFSKGLVQLEYLEIDKAPELKYIFYQNQLSCQNQNELHIIEFPVLKLLKLLHLPNIINICPENYHPMWPSLQNLYLLQCPHLNIMSVNNSIFGLTTRHQGDIEEPMPLVTHSSQVVNGVSPLLTLQHVESLVVGFCKIEGILQLTGLPINGVIDQLTSCLHRLSLENLPELGYIFRGPLQVLSLPNLVELCVHGCRKLKYIFSSCIAGSLPHLEVLDIKYCDQLEEIIEDEEQRNHLNHCKESNEGEITLVSTTLEDMSLIHQSTGPFNFHSLKQLKLASCPMLRSLFTPSTAKTLTSLQYLTIEECQRLKFLVAEEAVQENSPEEIVKEDHEGESHVFFSKLEVLRVEKCDALEYIFPVSYAQGLVELKNMVVSETHQIKYIFGESHHGENSSSRKKNQIQVQLPVLTEFCLRGLPSIISICPERFYVECLSLRRFSLDSLGLPIMSMKNSMKSSKEIEGGCTSNQVSLEEVPDIQTIENSGKLSLCTCEIEAVFQIEGPSINKHQDSLTLSLSYLDLHSLPELRHIWKGPQELLNLENLMELSVFECEKLKYIFSSSVLRSLPQLMSLTIKHCELLVQIIEEDEGDRNTLDCNCQNVCFPRLEILDIQQCNNLKCLFSIFSPLELPQLQFLFIEDCSLLEKVFRGKECEIEQEQVPLFPTLECLRLRKLPNLIDICQGFKLKSVYHEVEDCPKLASAAAATLKILPQEHRYPEENREHKEEGKGNKGKQKLLIEETNAVDLTKSSIKIKEVNLGDASSSTSTPSIDAGFNPNNNTTETIFYLPKVAEDYIQGLGNNCKTKHLCEDFNCGVAVSALMAPQELYTPVPAALNGHDPSPAVILNSAPTDSSLITPSTAIQSSVSLPAVHIPLTEVDQLEITPTEEYAIFRDIGAIKKRHIHLLEQAIASYPSLWSWREKFPRPKMREFGYAILGDMLEFLTVTRWGNLTETKKAEFETLVCELEAFGFDMQWLKSTETLIKQSKIDKEAIDHMKRLEVQVQEQHTVMQELEVRFQVAKEELTNLKSELGRIRCELGNFDDFIGF; encoded by the exons ATGGCAATGGATTTTGGTGTATCTCTTGGGGCTGCGATTGTGAAGGACGTGGTGTATGCAGCAACACGTCAACTTCGTTATTCCTTCTGCTTCAGCAATTTAGTTGAAGATGTTGTGAGAGAAAAAGAGAGGTTGTTATTGACAAGAAACAGTGTGCTGGACAAAGCAGAGAAAGCTAAAAAGAGAACTGAAAAGATATCCAGTGATGTTGAGCAGTGGCTCAATGATGCAAACTTGATCTTGGAAGAAGTGGAGATGCTGGAAGTGAaggcaaaagaaaaaaagagcaCTTTCCTCTGTCACTGCCCCATTTGGATCTGGCGACATCGTCTAGGAAAGGAGGCAGCGAGGAAGGCAGATACCATAAGAAAGCTCGATAAAAATAGTAAGTTCAAGCAATTTTCACGCCTTGCTACACTTCCTGGCATGAAATACTATTCTTCTGAAGGTTTTATATACTTTGAGAGTACAAAGTCTACTTATGATCAAATTCTAAATGCACTTAAAGATGATGAGGTTTGCGTGATTGGAGTGTATGGCATGGGAGGAACTGGAAAAACAGCCCTGGTAAAGGAAGTAGGTAAAGAAGCTGAGCAGATCTTTGACAAAGTTGTCTTTCTTGCTGTGTCCAGTGCTATAGATGTTAGAAAAATACAAGGCAATATTGCAAGCTCACTAGGCTTTGAGTTGAAAGAAGAAGATATCTCAGAGAGAGCCAAGCGCTTGAGTATGAGATTAACTACAGGAGAAAGTATTCTCATAATTCTTGATGATGTATGGCAAATGCTTGATTTTGAAGCCATAGGGATTCCCTTTGGTAAAGATCTCGTGAGATTCAAATGCAATGTTCTCTTGACAACAAGAAGTCGACAAGTATGTTCTATGATGGATTGTCAAAAAATAGTTCCGCTATCGCTCATAGCTGAAGAAGAGGCATGGGCTctattccagaagcatgcagATATAACTGATAGTGCATCTGATCCCTTGAAGGGTCTGGCACAAGCAATTACAAATGAATGTAAAGGACTGCCAGTTGCAATCAAAGCTGTGGCTAGCACTTTGAAGGGCAAAAACCTGGTTGAGTGGGAGGAAGCTTTGGAAACATTAAGAGATTCTAGACCACTGGATATTGAACCTGGTCTGGAGAATCCTTATAAATGTCTGCAACTAAGTTATGATAATTTGAAGAATGAAGATGCCAAGTCACTTTTCTTGTTATGTTCCTTCTTCCCAGAAGATTCAGAAATTCCTCTTGAGATTTTAATCAGATTTGGATTTGGGCTAGGCTTGTTTGAACAAGTTAAATCATTCAAGAGGGCAAGGACTAAAGTGAGTGCAATTATTAATAAACTCATAAGCTCCGGTTTGTTGCTTCAAGCCGAAGAAAGGCCATCTGTGTTAATGCATGACTTGGTACGTGATGTAGCCTTGTGGATAGCAAAGGAAAAGGTTCATGTCATATTGGGCCCTAAGATGGATACAGAGGCATTGAGAGAGGATACAAATATAAAAGATACAGTAAGATTCTTGTATTTCTATAACATAAATGAATTTCCAGATCAATTGGATTGTCCAAATCTTGAGATTCTATACATGTACACGGAGGAAAAAGGTTCTTTTCAAGTGCCAAATTCACTTTTCAATGGGGTTAatgagctcaaagttttgacCTTGCATTTTCATAGGCTTTTAAAGGAAACCCTGTTAAAGGAAACCCTGTGTCTATTGGGGGCTCAGGCAATCTATTGCTTAACAAATCTTCGAACCTTATGCCTAAAAGGATGCAAATTGGATAACATCTCCTTTTTGGGAAACTTAGAGAAACTTGAGACTCTTGAATTCTGTAATTGCATGATAAACGAATTGCCAAATGACACAGCAGAACTGAGGAAGTTGAGGCTGCTAGATGTATCACTATGCAGTATAGGAGGAAATCCTTATGAGGTGCTGGGAAGATGTTCACAACTAGAAGAGTTGTACTTTGTAAAAAATGATCTTTCAGAAAAGGTATTAAATGATCAAAATCTGGCCAAATTCTTTCGCAAGAGTAGCTCTTCTCACAGATTGCAAAGGTATCATGTATATATCGGAAGTgataattataaatttaaaggtGATATGAGATCAAGATTTTTATCGATAAATCACTTTGATGTGTCCATCTCAAGTTCCACAATCAAGGATCTGATACAAAGAGCAGAAATTCTTTTTCTcagaaaaataaagagaggTTGTAAAAATATTGCCCCTGACATTCTCCAGATTGAAGGAAAAAGTACAAATGAGTTAGTTGAGCTTCACATTGACAGTTCTGAAGAGATGGAGTACTTGATTGACACTACAGCTTTGTTTGAGGTTGGGATTGTCTTCTCCAATCTGGTTAAGCTGAGAATCTCATGGATGAAACGTTTGAAAGAATTGTTCTGCGGTCCGCCTCCTCTTGGCCTTTTTGAGAAGCTAGAAGAGCTGTGTGTTGCACAATGTAGCCAGCTGTGTAGCATATTATCTTTTTGGAAGCTGAACTTTCAAAATCTCAAGatcttaaaatttgagaattgcCCCATGTTGACATCTCTCTTCTCATCTGCTGTTACTCAAAGTTTGGGACAATTGGAAGTGCTGAAAATAAGACATTGTGATGGTCTGAAGCATATAATGACAGGTGAGGACGCAGAGATAGTTTTAGATGATAATGGTCAACAAGTTTTCAGATCAGTGTTCACAAAATTAAAACGGCTCATTGTCAAATGGTGTGGACAACTGGAGAGCTTATTCCCAGTCTCTTTTTCTAAGGGCCTTGTGCAATTGGAGTATTTAGAAATAGACAAAGCTCCTGaattgaaatatattttttaccaaaatcaGCTATCCTGTCAGAATCAAAATGAGTTACACATCATTGAGTTTCCTGTTCTAAAATTACTCAAGCTGTTGCACTTGCCAAATATCATTAACATTTGTCCAGAAAATTATCATCCAATGTGGCCGTCTTTGCAGAACTTGTATTTGCTGCAGTGTCCCCATTTAAACATCATGTCTGTCAATAATTCCATTTTTGGTTTAACAACGAGACATCAAGGTGATATAGAG GAACCGATGCCACTTGTTACACATAGCAGCCAAGTGGTTAATGGAGTTTCACCATTACTAACTCTGCAACATGTAGAAAGTCTTGTTGTTGGGTTCTGTAAAATAGAAGGCATTTTACAGCTGACAGGACTTCCCATCAATGGAGTGATAGATCAACTGACATCATGTTTACACCGTTTGTCTTTGGAGAACTTACCTGAGCTGGGCTATATATTTAGGGGTCCTTTACAAGTTTTGAGCCTTCCAAATCTTGTAGAACTATGTGTCCATGGatgcagaaaattaaaatatatcttCTCATCTTGTATTGCTGGTAGCCTACCTCATTTGGAGGTGCTGGACATAAAATATTGCGATCAGTTAGAGGAAATCATTGAGGATGAAGAACAAAGGAACCACTTGAATCATTGTAAGGAATCAAATGAAGGGGAGATCACTTTGGTTTCTACCACTCTTGAGGACATGTCTCTTATCCACCAAAGTACAG GGCCATTCAATTTTCATAGTCTTAAGCAGCTGAAACTAGCTTCTTGTCCAATGTTGAGATCATTGTTCACCCCATCCACTGCCAAAACTTTGACATCATTGCAATATTTGACAATAGAAGAATGTCAACGGTTGAAATTCTTAGTAGCCGAAGAGGCAGTTCAAGAAAATAGCCCGGAGGAAATTGTTAAGGAGGATCATGAAGGGGAGAGCCATGTATTCTTCTCCAAGTTGGAAGTTCTCAGGGTTGAAAAATGTGATGCATTGGAATACATATTTCCGGTTTCTTACGCTCAAGGTCTAGTGGAATTGAAAAACATGGTAGTGAGTGAAActcaccagataaagtatataTTTGGCGAAAGTCATCACGGCGAGAACTCTTCCAGCAGAAAGAAAAACCAGATCCAAGTTCAGCTTCCTGTTTTGACGGAATTCTGTCTTAGAGGTTTACCAAGCATCATTAGCATTTGCCCAGAAAGATTTTATGTTGAATGCTTATCTTTGCGACGGTTTTCTCTGGATTCACTTGGATTACCGATCATGTCTATGAAGAATTCGATGAAATCTTCAAAAGAAATAGAGGGGGGCTGCACATCCAACCAG GTGTCACTGGAAGAAGTTCCAGATATACAGACAATTGAAAATTCTGGTAAACTTTCACTTTGTACCTGTGAAATAGAAGCTGTTTTCCAAATAGAAGGACCTTCAATCAATAAACATCAAGATTCACTGACCTTAAGCTTAAGCTACCTGGATCTGCACAGTTTACCTGAGCTAAGGCATATATGGAAGGGTCCTCAAGAACTTCTGAACCTTGAAAATCTCATGGAGTTATCTGTATTTGAGTGtgaaaaattgaaatatatCTTCTCTTCCTCAGTCTTGAGAAGCCTTCCCCAGTTAATGTCCTTAACTATAAAACACTGTGAGCTATTGGTGCAAAttattgaagaagatgaaggtgataGAAATACCTTAGATTGTAATTGTCAGAATGTGTGTTTCCCAAGGCTGGAAATCCTTGATATTCAGCAGTGCAATAACTTGAAATGTCTTTTCTCTATCTTCTCACCTCTTGAGCTACCTCAGCTACAGTTCCTGTTTATAGAAGATTGCTCTCTGTTGGAGAAAGTCTTTCGAGGAAAAGAATGTGAGATTGAACAAGAGCAGGTACCTTTGTTTCCAACTCTGGAGTGCCTAAGGCTCAGAAAACTGCCAAACCTCATTGATATCTGCCAAGGATTTAAACTGAAATCTGTGTATCATGAAGTTGAGGACTGTCCTAAGCTCGCTTCAGCTGCTGCTGCTACCTTAAAAATTTTACCACAAGAACACCGATATCCAG AAGAAAACAGAGAACATAAAGAAGAGGGAAAAGGAAACAAGGGAAAACAAAAACTACTAATAGAGGAAACAAATGCAGTTGATCTGACCAAGAGCTCCATAAAAATTAAGGAAGTTAATCTGGGAGATGCTAGCAGTAGTACTAGTACTCCCTCCATAGATGCAGGCTTTAACCCCAACAACAACACAACAGAGACAATTTTTTACTTGCCAAAGGTTGCTGAAGATTATATCCAAGGGCTTGGGAACAACTGCAAGACCAAGCATCTTTGTGAAGATTTCAACTGTGGAGTTGCTGTTTCAG CACTTATGGCTCCACAAGAGTTGTATACTCCTGTACCAGCAGCTCTCAATGGTCATGATCCTTCACCTGCTGTCATTCTGAATTCAGCTCCTACAGATTCCTCTCTCATAACTCCATCCACTGCTATACAGTCATCAGTTTCACTCCCAGCTGTTCATATTCCACTAACAGAAGTTGATCAACTGGAGATTACTCCAACAGAAGAATATGCCATTTTTAGGGACATTGGGGCAATCAAGAAAAGGCATATCCATCTTTTAGAGCAAGCTATAGCTAGTTACCCGTCTCTTTGGTCATGGCGTGAGAAATTCCCGCGTCCAAAAATGAGAGAATTTGGATACGCCATCTTGGGTGATATGTTGGAGTTCCTCACAGTGACTCGGTGGGGAAACCTCACTGAAACAAAGAAAGCTGAATTTGAGACTTTAGTGTGTGAGTTGGAGGCCTTTGGGTTTGATATGCAATGGTTGAAGAGCACAGAGACACTGATTAAACAAAGCAAGATAGATAAGGAAGCCATTGATCACATGAAGAGACTTGAAGTGCAAGTACAGGAACAACATACTGTTATGCAGGAATTAGAGGTTCGTTTTCAGGTGGCGAAAGAGGAGCTAACAAATTTGAAATCAGAACTAGGGAGAATAAGATGTGAGCTTGGAAACTTCGACGACTTCATAGGATTTTGA